A stretch of DNA from Parvularcula bermudensis HTCC2503:
CTGTCAGACGATCCCACAGGCCCATCATGCCTTTGCGAAAGCGATCCGCTCTTGTGCGCGCTTCAGCTTCAAACCGCGCCTTCTGGCCTGCGTCCAGCTTGGCGCGTTCCACGGCATGCGCCTTCGCCATCTCCACGCGGCGCGCATTCAGTTGATCGAGTTCGGCACGGGCGGACGCGCGCGCTTCCTCTACATGCGATTTGATGCGCGGAAGTATATCTTCAGCAATGCGCTTGCGGGTTTCCTCAACGCTGTTCAATGCGTCCGGCTTTCCAAGACGAGCGTGCAGCTCTTTCGCTTTCTTGCCCGTCGCCCGTGAGATCGAAATGACTTCACCTTCGAAGGTGACAGCCACATGACCGCGCCGATCCCCGCGCGCCAGATAGAAGCCGCGTTCTTCGAGAGCGTGCGCGAAAGTGCGAGCTGAGTCCGAAGTCGCCCAGGCTTCCTGAATCAGTTCTTTCAATTCGCCCGCATGACGTCCGATCCGCTTGGCCTGCTGCCATTCATCAAGCGAGAAGTTGCGGGGGTCGCGGTCCTTTGGGTCGATCAGGCCGCGCGGCATCTGCCAGCCGTTCTCAAGATAGAGTTGGCGCGAGACCTCCCGCAGCTTGTTCTTGTAGAACGACATTGGCTTGGCGGTCATCGTCTCAGGATCGATCCGGCTCCAGACGGCATGACAGTGCCGCCGTCCTTCCTTCTCGTGTAAAACGACAACGCGTGGCTGGCCCGTCAAACCGTTTTTCTCTTCGATGGCTTCCAGCGCTTTTTCGAAGGTTCGAACGTGGACACGCTCGTTCTCGGGCGGGTTCAAAGACACCGAAAACATGAACTGTCGGCACTTTGTGCCCTTTGCGATGGCTTCGGCTTCGCGGAGCGCGCCGACGACATCATCGGACATGAAGCCGCGAATATCGTGCAGCTCGACATGCTCGTTTTCTTCGGTCTTGAGGAGATGCAGCCCGAGCTGCTTTGCGCCGCTTCGTTGTGATCCTTTCAGGATCATGACGGCTCCACATCGGTACGATGGCCGAGCGCGCGAAGTAGCTCCCGCCGCATCAGCGCCACGTCGACGCATGCGCGCCGAATATCGCGTTCCGTATCGGGGAGAACAGGGAGCGTGCCGAGATTGGCCATCTTGGCGAGCTGGTTCAGATTATTGGCGATCCTCGATTGCCCTAGCATGGCGAGAACCTGCGCCAGCTTCTGTTCATCCTTGATCGGGCGACGGGACCGCGCCCGTGCGCGTTTCTTCTTGAGCCCCTGACCGTCAAAGACCTTGCGGCGGATATACGCTCCAAGCGGCATGTCGCCAGCGAGTTCTTCAAGTCTAGCGCGCTCTTCAAAAGTCAGTCTGAGGGAGAAGGGAGGTGTCTTTGCCGTCATCGCGCCACCCCGCAAATGTCCCGTTCGGGGGCATTTGCAGGGATTTGGATTGCGCTAAGCACCTGATTCCATTGAGCGAGAATATCGAACAAGGTGTTCGAACTTTCTCCTCCTAGGTGCGCCATTTTCCAAATATAAATAAGTAATTTGAGTTGGGACGACCTTCAGTAGCACCTTGCTCAATAGTGGTGATCAGTTGGTCAGAAAACAGAGACCGCCGCATAGGATTGTGTTGGGCTCGGTACGACGTTCCAGACAGGCGCATACGATTTAGCTCGGATCGCGCGCGACTGCTAACCAATTTCACGCGTCGATATCAGCCAAGAAACCGAGAAGGTCGTCGTGAAAACGTTCCGGAACCTCAAGGTGAGGCCAATGTCCGACACCATCGTAAGTGACGACGCGTTGATCTGGCTGGGCGTCACCT
This window harbors:
- a CDS encoding relaxase/mobilization nuclease domain-containing protein; this encodes MILKGSQRSGAKQLGLHLLKTEENEHVELHDIRGFMSDDVVGALREAEAIAKGTKCRQFMFSVSLNPPENERVHVRTFEKALEAIEEKNGLTGQPRVVVLHEKEGRRHCHAVWSRIDPETMTAKPMSFYKNKLREVSRQLYLENGWQMPRGLIDPKDRDPRNFSLDEWQQAKRIGRHAGELKELIQEAWATSDSARTFAHALEERGFYLARGDRRGHVAVTFEGEVISISRATGKKAKELHARLGKPDALNSVEETRKRIAEDILPRIKSHVEEARASARAELDQLNARRVEMAKAHAVERAKLDAGQKARFEAEARTRADRFRKGMMGLWDRLTGKRAQLEKQNQLEVMWALRRDQDQRQMTINAQLRERGELQKEINAARTKHAQALRTLHHDAANYRLMRRGEEPKAKTVFERLDTLRAEPKKQPERPRFDKLKERKPERPARSTTLAQDRLRKLREQKREGPSYDGPDLDR
- the mobC gene encoding plasmid mobilization relaxosome protein MobC; amino-acid sequence: MTAKTPPFSLRLTFEERARLEELAGDMPLGAYIRRKVFDGQGLKKKRARARSRRPIKDEQKLAQVLAMLGQSRIANNLNQLAKMANLGTLPVLPDTERDIRRACVDVALMRRELLRALGHRTDVEPS